A genome region from Glycine max cultivar Williams 82 chromosome 5, Glycine_max_v4.0, whole genome shotgun sequence includes the following:
- the LOC100810402 gene encoding putative pentatricopeptide repeat-containing protein At3g23330, with protein sequence MSSSQNVMRSLLRNPNTVVPTCHVKQLHAQIVKTTKATPHSLAWICIIKCYASHGLLRHSLASFNLLRSFGISPDRHLFPSLLRASTLFKHFNLAQSLHAAVIRLGFHFDLYTANALMNMYSKFHPHLSPLHEFPQARHNHNNKYSVKIDSVRKLFDRMPVRDVVSWNTVIAGNAQNGMYEEALNMVKEMGKENLRPDSFTLSSILPIFTEHANVTKGKEIHGYAIRHGFDKDVFIGSSLIDMYAKCTQVELSVCAFHLLSNRDAISWNSIIAGCVQNGRFDQGLGFFRRMLKEKVKPMQVSFSSVIPACAHLTALNLGKQLHAYIIRLGFDDNKFIASSLLDMYAKCGNIKMARYIFNKIEMCDRDMVSWTAIIMGCAMHGHALDAVSLFEEMLVDGVKPCYVAFMAVLTACSHAGLVDEGWKYFNSMQRDFGVAPGLEHYAAVADLLGRAGRLEEAYDFISNMGEEPTGSVWSTLLAACRAHKNIELAEKVVNKILLVDPGNMGAHVIMSNIYSAAQRWRDAAKLRVRMRKTGLKKTPACSWIEVGNKVHTFLAGDKSHPYYDKINEALNILLEQMEKEGYVLDTNEVLHDVDEEHKRDLLRTHSERLAIAFGIISTTSGTTIRVIKNIRVCVDCHTAIKFMAKIVGREIIVRDNSRFHHFKNGSCSCGDYW encoded by the coding sequence ATGAGTTCCAGCCAAAATGTGATGAGAAGCCTCCTCCGGAACCCCAACACGGTGGTTCCCACGTGCCACGTGAAACAGCTCCACGCCCAAATCGTGAAGACCACCAAAGCAACACCGCACTCCCTGGCTTGGATTTGCATCATCAAATGCTACGCCTCTCACGGCCTCCTCCGCCACTCCCTCGCCTCCTTCAACCTCTTGCGCTCTTTCGGCATCTCCCCCGATCGCCACTTGTTCCCTTCCCTCCTCAGAGCATCCACGCTTTTCAAACACTTCAATCTCGCTCAGTCCCTCCACGCCGCCGTCATTCGCCTCGGTTTCCACTTCGACTTGTACACCGCCAACGCTTTGATGAACATGTACTCCAAATTCCACCCTCATCTTTCCCCACTCCACGAATTTCCCCAAGCGCGCCATaaccataataataaatactcCGTGAAAATAGACAGCGTTAGAAAGTTGTTCGACAGAATGCCTGTGAGGGATGTTGTTTCGTGGAACACTGTTATTGCTGGGAATGCACAGAATGGGATGTACGAAGAGGCATTGAACATGGTTAAGGAAATGGGGAAGGAAAACTTGAGACCTGATTCCTTCACTTTGTCCAGCATTCTTCCTATTTTTACGGAGCACGCTAATGTTAccaaaggaaaggaaattcatGGCTACGCCATTAGACACGGGTTTGATAAGGATGTTTTCATTGGAAGTAGCTTGATTGACATGTATGCCAAATGTACTCAAGTGGAGCTTTCGGTTTGTGCCTTTCACCTCTTGTCAAATCGAGACGCCATTTCGTGGAACTCCATCATTGCTGGCTGTGTGCAGAATGGGAGATTCGATCAAGGGCTCGGCTTCTTTCGTCGAATGTTGAAGGAAAAAGTGAAGCCAATGCAGGTCTCGTTCTCGAGTGTTATACCAGCTTGTGCTCACTTGACGGCCTTGAATTTGGGGAAGCAGCTTCATGCATACATAATTAGGCTTGGGTTTGATGATAACAAGTTTATAGCCAGCTCTCTGTTGGACATGTATGCCAAATGTGGGAACATTAAGATGGCTAGGTATATTTTCAACAAAATCGAGATGTGTGACCGTGACATGGTTTCTTGGACTGCCATCATTATGGGATGTGCAATGCACGGGCATGCCCTTGATGCAGTTTCCTTGTTTGAGGAGATGTTAGTTGATGGAGTGAAGCCCTGCTATGTGGCATTTATGGCTGTTTTAACTGCCTGTAGTCATGCTGGGTTGGTAGATGAAGGTTGGAAGTATTTTAACAGTATGCAACGGGATTTTGGTGTTGCTCCTGGCCTGGAGCACTATGCTGCTGTGGCGGACCTGCTTGGTAGAGCTGGAAGATTGGAGGAAGCATATGACTTTATTTCTAACATGGGAGAGGAACCAACAGGAAGTGTGTGGTCAACCTTGTTGGCTGCTTGTAGGGCTCATAAGAATATTGAATTGGCTGAAAAGGTTGTGAACAAGATACTTTTGGTTGACCCTGGAAACATGGGTGCACATGTTATAATGTCAAACATCTACTCAgccgcccaaagatggagagatgcTGCAAAATTGAGAGTCCGCATGAGGAAAACGGGCTTGAAGAAGACTCCAGCATGCAGCTGGATTGAGGTTGGAAACAAAGTACATACTTTTCTGGCTGGAGATAAATCACATCCATATTATGACAAAATAAACGAGGCGTTGAATATTTTGTTGGAACAGATGGAGAAAGAAGGTTATGTCCTTGACACAAATGAGGTGCTCCATGATGTTGATGAGGAACATAAACGCGACTTATTACGCACCCACAGTGAGAGACTTGCCATAGCATTTGGCATCATTAGCACTACATCTGGCACAACCATCCGTGTAATAAAGAACATTCGGGTGTGTGTGGACTGCCACACTGCAATTAAATTTATGGCAAAGATTGTTGGCAGGGAAATCATTGTGAGGGATAATAGCCGATTTCACCATTTTAAGAATGGGTCTTGTTCCTGTGGAGATTACTGGTGA
- the LOC100793585 gene encoding vacuolar iron transporter 1, with translation MAATEHRLSLEPEKKNLLRHHTEKHFTAGEIVRDIIIGVSDGLTVPFALAAGLSGANATSSIVLTAGIAEVAAGAISMGLGGYLAAKSETDHYARELKREQEEIIAVPDTEAAEVAETLAQYGIEAHEYAPVVNALRKNPQAWLDFMMKFELGLEKPDPRRALHSAMTIAIAYILGGVVPLVPYMFIQKAAEAVVFSVVVTLVALLIFGYAKGHFTGNKPFRSALETALIGAIASAAAFGLAKAFNP, from the exons ATGGCTGCCACCGAACACAGACTAAGCTTGGAACCTGAGAAAAAGAACCTTCTCAGACACCACACCGAGAAGCACTTCACAGCCGGCGAAATCGTCCGCGACATCATCATCGGCGTTTCCGACGGCCTCACCGTCCCCTTCGCCCTCGCTGCCGGACTCTCCGGTGCCAATGCCACCTCCTCCATTGTTCTCACCGCCGGCATAGCCGAAGTTGCCGCCGGCGCCATCTCCATGGGTCTCGGCGG TTATTTGGCAGCAAAAAGTGAAACTGATCACTACGCCAGAGAGTTGAAAAGAGAGCAAGAAGAAATCATCGCCGTGCCAGATACTG AAGCGGCAGAGGTAGCAGAAACACTGGCTCAGTACGGAATAGAGGCACATGAATATGCACCTGTGGTGAATGCTCTCAGAAAAAACCCTCAAGCATGGCTTGATTTTATGATGAA ATTTGAGCTGGGACTAGAGAAGCCAGATCCAAGGAGAGCATTGCATAGTGCAATGACGATTGCCATTGCTTACATATTAGGTGGGGTTGTTCCTCTCGTTCCTTACATGTTCATTCAAAAGGCAGCAGAGGCAGTTGTGTTTTCAGTTGTGGTTACCTTGGTTGCATTGCTGATTTTTGGCTATGCAAAGGGGCACTTCACGGGCAATAAACCATTCAGGAGTGCTTTGGAAACAGCTCTAATTGGTGCCATCGCCTCTGCAGCTGCTTTTGGTTTGGCAAAGGCTTTCAATCCATAG